The Osmerus eperlanus chromosome 7, fOsmEpe2.1, whole genome shotgun sequence genome includes a region encoding these proteins:
- the phactr4b gene encoding phosphatase and actin regulator 4B has protein sequence MACCLKSHYQGSWSPRPYSDDEVDQQHSTPGGEGATMGDDTPPTKRKGKFSTLGKIFKPWKWRKKKSSEKFKETSEVLERQMSLRRPRQELIEQGVLKELQENEAEEAPSPKQPYVKNGHTLPVGGGGGGGGSGGGGGVGGGGGRGQVDQGRPDSDFRMNPSWLPQPEDRRGRYPSEGDRRGASGPRGGGLQGPRPQGEADWKPNMAWQGQGRGQAEEGRRGGRLHAEGERRPGLQKAPSEDGRRSRPAEAEWKPTLPRHASAEEGRARRESDGHFDPDSVRDTLREPLPPKQPVMPPKWLVSSAPDPGGTSPNHLTPTYPSPSSSAVAKPARAASSAGASPQSSAVVSLAASPAPHHAKQPPLPPPKPANRSAAAAAMLASTLQGADSSQLPLYWSCWKREGDYDVYLSLPVYLCRRPGGLRSAELSQTGGAASLVPFKPSPPMPPKRTTPVTKRITEDTSGVPQPASPSSLLSPEDHSRPLLGFQLPPPPPSPPLPTHIPPSPPRQHLHTHHLIHQHSYPHPLPQPMLFDPPSPTNEPHQRPAPIPLHIMIQRALSSPGPAQPHPDGAQRAHTLLFDTPPEYQGDRGRPLAVSIQPLKLAEDDYSEEEEDDEEDDEYEGEIPQPELEPRSRRCIVGEPNISVIPEGPNSSEEEEEEEDEEEEEERDMHEEDSDSDGPVLYKDEEEDDEDEEDEPPPSALASRVKRKDTLALKLSSRPCAPERQLQERRTRSDLPPGQTGLTWQSREQWEAIRTQIGSALTRRLSQRPTAEELEQRNILQPKNPADRQAEVREIKRRLTRKLSQRPTVAELQARKILRFHEYVEVTNAHDYDRRADKPWTKLTPADKAAIRKELNEFKSSEMEVHEDSRIYTRFHRP, from the exons ATGGCATGCTGCCTCAAGTCCCACTACCAAGGCAGCTGGAGCCCAAGGCCCTACTCAG ATGATGAAGTCGACCAACAGCACAGCACACCGGGGGGCGAGGGGGCCACCATGGGGGACGACACCCCTCCCACCAAGCGCAAGGGCAAGTTCTCCACCCTGGGCAAGATCTTCAAGCCCTGGaaatggaggaagaagaagagcagCGAGAAGTTCAAGGAAACTTCAGAAG TTCTGGAGAGACAGATGTCTTTGAGGCGGCCCAGGCAGGAGCTTATAGAGCAGGGGGtcctgaaggagctgcaggagaATG AAGCCGAGGAGGCACCGAGCCCCAAGCAGCCCTACGTGAAGAACGGCCACACCCTGCCTgtcggaggaggtgggggaggaggggggagtggaggaggaggtggggttggtggagggggaggcagagggcaaGTGGACCAGGGTAGACCAGACTCAGACTTCAGGATGAATCCATCCTGGCTTCCCCAGCCAGAGGACCGGAGGGGGCGATACCCATCAGAAGGAGACCGTCGTGGGGCCTCGGGACCCAGAGGGGGCGGCCTCCAGGGGCCCAGACCCCAGGGGGAAGCAGACTGGAAGCCTAACATGGcctggcaggggcaggggcggggccag gcAGAGGAGGGGCGGCGCGGAGGCAGACTCCACGCCGAGGGGGAGCGGAGGCCCGGGCTGCAGAAAGCTCCGTCTGAGGACGGCCGGAGGTCGCGGCCCGCGGAGGCCGAGTGGAAGCCTACCCTCCCTCGTCACGCGTCTGCGGAGGAGGGCCGGGCGCGCCGAG aGTCGGACGGCCACTTCGACCCGGACTCGGTGCGCGACACCCTGCGCGAGCCCCTGCCCCCCAAGCAGCCCGTCATGCCCCCCAAGTGGCTGGTGAGCTCCGCCCCCGACCCGGGCGGCACCTCGCCCAACCACCTCACGCCcacctacccctccccctcctcctccgccgtgGCCAAGCCAGCGCGGGCAGCCTCCTCGGCCGGCGCCAGCCCCCAGTCCTCGGCCGTCGTGTCCCTGGCGgccagccccgccccccaccacGCCAAGCagccgcccctcccccctcccaagcCGGCCAACAGGAGCGCGGCGGCGGCGGCCATGTTGG cctccaccctccagggGGCAGACAGCAGCCAGCTGCCCCTCTACTGGTCCTGctggaagagagagggcgaCTATGACGTCTACCTGTCCCTGCCAGTCTACCTGTGCCGGCGGCCCGGAGGCCTGCGCTCAG CAGAACTGTCGCAGACCGGTGGGGCCGCTAGCCTGGTTCCCTTCAAACCCTCCCCTCCAATGCCCCCTAAGAGAACCACGCCCGTCACCAAGCGCATCACCGAGGACACCAGCGGCGTCCCCCAGCCggcgtccccctcctccctgctgtctCCCGAGGACCACAGCCGCCCCCTGCTGGGCTTCCAgctgcccccgccccctccgtccccgcccctgcccacccacatccccccgtcccccccccgccagcacctccacacccaccaccTCATCCACCAGCActcctacccccaccctctcccccagcccatgCTCTttgacccccccagccccaccaacGAGCCCCACCAGCGGCCCGCGCCCATCCCCCTCCACATCATGATCCAGAGGGCCCTGTCCAGCCCCGGCCCGGCCCAGCCCCACCCAGACGGGGCCCAGCGCGCTCACACCCTGCTCTTTGACACTCCGCCCGAGTACCAGGGAGACCGGGGCCGGCCATTGGCTGTGAGCATCCAGCCCCTCAAACT ggccGAGGACGACtactcggaggaggaggaggatgacgagGAGGATGACGAGTACGAAGGGGAGATCCCCCAGCCGGAGCTAGAGCCACGCAGCCgcaggtgcattgtgggagagCCCAACATCAGCGTGATCCCGGAGGGACCCAAcagcagcgaggaggaggaggaggaggaggatgaggaggaggaggaagagcgggACATGCACGAGGAGGACAGTGACTCGGATGGGCCGGTGCTCTAtaaagatgaggaggaggatgatgaggatgaagaggacgaGCCGCCTCCTA GTGCGCTGGCCAGCAGAGTGAAGAGGAAGGACACCCTGGCCCTGAAGCTGAGCAGCCGGCCCTGCGCCCCAGAGAGGCAGCTCCAGGAGAGGCGGACGCGCTCCGATCTCCCCCCAGGGCAGACCGGTCTGACCTGGCAGAGCAGGGAGCAGTGGGAGGCCATCCGGACTCAGATCGGCTCAGCGCTGACCAG GCGACTCAGCCAGCGACCCAcagctgaggagctggagcagaggAACATCCTTCAAC CCAAGAatccggcagacagacaggcagaggtcCGAGAGATCAAGAGGAGACTCAccagaaag TTGAGTCAGAGGCCCACGGTAGCTGAGCTACAAGCTAGAAAGATCCTCCGTTTCCATGAGTACGTGGAGGTCACGAACGCTCACGACTACGATCGCCGTGCCGACAAACCTTGGACCAAGCTCACGCCTGCCGATAAG GCTGCCATCCGGAAGGAGCTGAATGAGTTCAAGAGCTCTGAAATGGAAGTCCACGAAGACAGTAGGATATATACAAG gtTTCATCGGCCTTAG
- the rcc1 gene encoding regulator of chromosome condensation, which translates to MPPKKTAKRQLDIKPEESAKTAKSPKKAKVSHSSHGQEKGLVLVLGQGDVGQLGLGEDVMERKKPALVNIPEGVVQVAAGGMHTVCVSDTGSVYTFGCNDEGALGRETSEEGSETVPGKVVLEDRVVQVSAGDSHTAALTEDGTVYLWGSFRDNSGVIGLLESMKKCALPVKVPIKEPVVKIVSGNDHLVMLTLGGDLFTSGCGEQGQLGRVPEFFANRGGRKGLSRLLEPQLVKVRSRAKVHFTDAFCGAYFTFAVSKEGHVYGFGLSNYHQLGTKSVDTCFAPEKLTCFKNSTTSWVGFSGGQHHTLCLDSNGQAYSLGRAEYGRLGLGAGTEEKSEPTPVPGVGPAQGVACGASVSYAVTKQGSVYSWGMGTNLQLGTGEEDDEWSPVEMSGKQLEKRAVLAVSSGGQHTVLLVRDEQES; encoded by the exons ATGCCTCCTAAGAAGACCGCAAAGAGACAGTTGGATATCAAGCCAGAGGAATCTGCAAAGACAGCAAAAAGTCCCAAGAAAGCTAAAG TCTCCCACAGCAGCCATGGGCAGGAGAAgggcctggtcctggttctgggccAGGGAGATGTGGGTCAGTTGGGACTGGGAGAGGATGTCATGGAGAGGAAGAAGCCTGCTCTGGTGAACATCCCCGAGGGGGTGGTGCAGGTGGCAGCCGGAGGCATGCACACAGTCTGTGTCAGCGACACGGGCAGC GTCTACACGTTCGGCTGTAACGACGAGGGAGCCCTGGGCCGGGAGACGTCTGAGGAGGGTTCTGAGACGGTGCCGGGGAAGGTGGTCCTAGAGGACCGGGTGGTGCAGGTGTCGGCAGGAGACAGCCACACAGCCGCTCTCACTGAGGACGGCACCGTGTACCTCTGGGGCTCCTTCAGG GATAACAGTGGAGTCATCGGCCTGTTGGAGTCCATGAAGAAATGTGCCCTGCCTGTCAAGGTCCCAATCAAAGAACCTGTGGTGAAAATAGTCTCAG GTAACGACCACCTGGTGATGCTGACGCTGGGTGGAGACCTCTTCACGTCGGGCTGTGGCGAGCAGGGGCAGCTGGGAAGGGTGCCGGAGTTCTTTGCAAACAGAGGAGGCAGGAAAGGGCTGT cccgACTGCTGGAACCCCAGTTGGTGAAGGTCCGGTCCAGGGCCAAAGTTCACTTCACGGATGCCTTCTGCGGGGCCTACTTCACCTTCGCCGTGTCTAAGGAGGGCCACGTCTACGGCTTTGGACTGTCCAATTACCACCAGCTGG GAACCAAGAGCGTGGACACGTGCTTCGCCCCGGAGAAACTGACCTGCTTCAAGAACTCCACCACCTCCTGGGTGGGCTTCTCCGGCGGACAGCACCACACGCTCTGCCTCGACTCCAACG GCCAGGCATACAGCCTGGGCCGGGCGGAGTATGGCCGCCTGGGGCTGGGCGCGGGCACAGAGGAGAAGAGCGAGCCCACACCGGTGCCTGGCGTCGGGCCCGCCCAGGGAGTGGCGTGCGGCGCCTCCGTCAGCTACGCCGTGACCAAGCAAG ggTCGGTGTACTCCtggggcatgggcaccaacctGCAGCTTGGcacgggggaggaggacgacgaGTGGAGCCCCGTGGAGATGTCGGGGAAACAACTGGAGAAGCGCGCAGTGCTGGCCGTGTCCAGCGGGGGGCAGCACACTGTCCTGCTGGTCAGAGATGAGCAGGAGAGCTGA
- the oprd1b gene encoding opioid receptor, delta 1b, translating into MEYPTLSAADFADLYSVIPFNVSFLDDDSTGLVSVSKGNGTDVATKKDKTSVIIAISITALYSLICVVGLLGNILVMYGVVRYTKMKTATNIYIFNLALADALATSTLPFQSAKYLMNTWPFGQLLCKVVIAIDYYNMFTSIFTLTMMSVDRYIAVCHPVRALDFRTPAKAKLINVCIWILSSAIGVPIMIMAVTKETEKGNTVCMLGFPQPDWYWDTVTKMCVFLFAFVVPVLVITICYGLMILRLKSVRLLSGSKEKDRTMRRITRMVLVVVAAFIVCWTPIHIFIIVKTFVEIDARNPLVVASWHLCIALGYTNSSLNPVLYAFLDENFKRCFRDFCLPYRARMEQSSFSRARNATREPASVCAPSNSVKKPV; encoded by the exons ATGGAGTACCCAACACTTTCCGCGGCGGATTTCGCTGACCTGTATTCTGTTATCCCTTTTAATGTATCATTTTTAGATGATGATTCCACCGGGCTCGTGTCAGTGTCTAAAGGCAACGGGACTGACGTTGCCACTAAAAAGGACAAAACAAGTGTTATTATCGCAATCTCGATAACAGCTCTTTATTCTCTCATATGTGTCGTGGGACTTCTCGGAAACATTCTCGTTATGTATGGAGTGGTAAG GTACACCAAGATGAAAACCGCCACCAACATCTACATCTTCAACCTGGCCCTGGCAGACGCTCTGGCCACCAGCACGCTGCCCTTCCAGAGCGCCAAGTACCTGATGAACACCTGGCCCTTCGGACAGCTCCTGTGCAAGGTGGTCATCGCCATCGACTACTACAACATGTTCACCAGCATCTTCACGCTGACCATGATGAGCGTGGACCGCTACATCGCCGTGTGCCACCCCGTCCGGGCGCTGGACTTCCGCACGCCCGCCAAGGCTAAGCTCATCAACGTGTGCATCTGGATCCTGTCCTCCGCCATCGGAGTTCCCATAATGATCATGGCCGTTACCAAGGAGACGGAGAAAG gCAACACCGTGTGCATGCTCGGGTTCCCCCAGCCCGACTGGTACTGGGACACGGTCACCAAGATGTGCGTGTTCCTCTTCGCCTTTGTGGTGCCCGTCCTGGTGATCACCATCTGCTACGGCCTGATGATCCTGCGGCTGAAGAGCGTCCGCCTGCTCTCCGGCTCCAAGGAGAAGGACAGGACCATGCGGCGCATCACCCGCATGGtcctggtggtggtggcggcCTTCATCGTCTGCTGGACGCCCATCCACATCTTCATCATCGTCAAGACCTTTGTGGAGATCGACGCCCGGAACCCTCTGGTGGTGGCCAGCTGGCACCTGTGCATCGCGCTGGGCTACACCAACAGCAGCCTCAACCCCGTCCTCTACGCCTTCCTGGACGAGAACTTCAAGAGGTGCTTCAGGGACTTCTGCCTGCCGTACCGCGCCCGCATGGAGCAGAGCAGCTTCTCCAGGGCCCGCAACGCCACCAGGGAGCCCGCGTCCGTGTGCGCCCCCTCGAACTCGGTGAAGAAGCCGGTATGA